tgagataAATGTCCACTGGCACATTTGTGGTGGTTTCCCCTTCTGCCATGTCCTGCCACGCCAGGGGGATGGGGGGGATGGCGCTGGGGGGCTCCCACCCCACGAAGGTGCCCAGAGGTGCCCTTCCACATcagaacagctccagggatgcAGAGGCAGGGCCGTGGCAGTGGGAAatgctggctgctcctcctgggacgtgcccagctcctgttcccagcccctgctggaGCGTGGGACGCTGGGTGACACTGCTGTGGCTCTCTCTtgcagccggggctgggggctgtgcctggATGACCCCCCGGCCCGGGAGCTGCTGGACTTTCCCCTGGTGCCCCCGGGCGTCCTGTACGACGTGGGCCACCAGTGCCGGCTGCAGTACGGCCCCTACTCCACCTTCTGCGACGACATGGACGtaagggggacatggggggacatggggggctttgctggggctgtgcccaccctgcccgAGGGATGGGTCTGGTCTGCACCCCAGGGATGGATCTGTTCCCGAGGGAGGGACCTGTGCCTGGGGAAGGGATGTGATCTGTGCCCCAGGGAGGGATGTGATCTGTGCCCAAGGGATGGACCTGATCTGTGCCCAAGGGATGGATCTGTGCCAGAGGGATGGATCTGATCTGTGCCCAAGGAAGGGATCTGATCTGTGCCCAAGGGATGGATCTGTGGTCGAGGGATGGACCTGATCTATGCCCCAGGGAGGGATCTGTGCCTGAAGGAGGGATGTGATCTGTGCCCAAGGGATGGATGTGATCTGTGCCCAAAGGATAGCCCTGACCTGTGCCTAAGGGATGGATCAGTGCCCAAGGAAGGGATCTGTGCCCAAGGGATGGATCTGATCTGTGCCTGAGGGATGGATCTGTGCCCAAGGAATGGGTCTGATCTGTGCCTGAGGGATGGATCTGTGCCCAAGGAAGGGATCTGTGCCCAAGGGATGGATCTGATCTGTGCCTGAGGGATGGATCTGTGCCCAAGGAATGGGTCTGATCTGTGCCTGAGGGATGGATCTGTGCCCAAGGAAGGGATTGGTGCCCAAGGGATGGATCTGATCTGTGCCCCAGGGAGGGATCTGTGCCCGAGGGATCTGATCTGTGCCCAAAGGATAGACCTGATCTGTGGCCCAGGGAGGGCTCTGAGCCCCAGGGAGGgctctgtgccaggcaggaaCGTGTCCCTCTCTTCCCACAGAGTGTCTGCAGCACGCTGTGGTGCACAGTGGGGAACACGTGTCACTCCAAGCTGGACGCAGCTGTGGATGGCACGGCCTGCGGGGAGAGCAAGGTAACAGGGGACACCCCTCATGGCCTGGGGGAGCCTGCTCCTGCACACACAGGGGCtaggcaggggcagggcaggggtgggtcATCCCACTGCCCCCAGCAGGGACTGCCCTCAGGGACGGTGACTCGCTTGGGGTCACTTGAATCACCTGGGAAGGTGAAACCCACAGGTAATGACTGTGGCAGGAGAGCACAAGGCTCGATCTGCTGCCGTGGTGGATGCTCCTCCTTGGGATCTTTCCCACTGCTGGGgaggcacctctgagcccctCTGGGCTGACACTGGGCTGTGAATCCCCTTGCTGAGGGGTCTCCACGGAGTTTTGGGTTTGCTGCTTCCCTCAAATCCTCAAAGAAGCCAACACCTCTGAGTTTCCCATGCCTGGAAAACTGGAGCTGGAGGGAAGCTGGAGCTTGAGGAGCTCCAGgctctggcagagcccagccgacCCCAGGCACCTCCAAGCAAGCAGAGCAGGGGTTTCCATGGGACAATCTGTGTGCTGGGCCCCAGTGCTCCCGCCCTGAGCCCCGTTCTCCCTGTCCCACAGTGGTGCTTCAACGGCGAGTGCGTTCCCGTGGGATTCCGGCCCGAGCCCATCGACGGCggctggagctcctggagctcctgggcCTCCTGCTCCCGCAGCTGTGGAGCAGGAGTGCAGAGTGCCGAGAGGCACTGCAGCCACCCCACGTAAGCCAGACCCCCAGGAGGCCAGTGAGGAGTCAGAACGCTGgggtggaggggctgggagggactggtTCCGTGCCCTGCCCCGGAGTGCTGCACTGTGACTCAGACAAAGGGCAGAGATGTAAAACATATCCAGTGTCCTTTAGTGACAGGACAGCAAAGCGGGCATTCCTGGAGCCTGATTCAGAGTTGTTTTGAAAAATCCTGCTGCAGTTTATCGCCCTGTGCATTCcatcagccagtgctggctggaAGTGTCCGggcgctgctggaggagctgccatCTCCATCCTGGGATTTCTGCTGACCCATCTGCTCCCCAGATGTCCCCTTGGCCACCCAATCCCTGTTGCACTGCATTCAGCCAAAACCCCTGGCTTGGCCTGCTgtcagagcagcctgggatggggaggaaaagggcTTTGTAGTGATGTTCCAGGGGAGTCACTTATCCTTGGCAtggggagctctggcagccccaGGAATGAGCTCCTCACTCTTCCAGACATGGTCTGCCCATCCTCTTCCTCGGGTGAGTTTGGTGCGTGCTGCTGGGCTCTTGAGGGAAGTGCTCTGTCATCTCAGTCCTGGATCAGGACCTGGGTTTGTGTTTGACATAAACGCTGTGGCAGAGGTGCCATGGTGATTTGTGGAGTGTTCCAAACACAGCTGTGGACAGGCAGGAGAGCAAACACTGGGAGTTTCCTGGGCAGTTGTTTGCTTTGGCCACTGGAGGTAAATCTTCAGCTTTGCCCTTGGGATGTGAAGTGAGAAAATGTGTGCTGGGCATCCCCCCTCCCACAGCCATTCCTCAGGGCAGAGCGTGTAAACACAGCCCTAAAATAATCATTAGCTTCGTTCTCTTCAGCAGAGTGTGCCCAGGAGAAGGAATTCTCGTGAGGTCACTGGGACATGGGCCACGGGCTGTGGTGTGTCCGAAGGACAAGGCAGCGTGGCGGGAGATGGTGGCCATGTCGTGAGGGTCTGCTGGCTTCTGAGAaaagcactgctgtgctttaAAAAGtccagtgccagctgtgcctttCCCTGGGGCAGCAGAGTCAGGGGGACTCCCTGGGTGGGAaggagagcagctcctccagagcAGCCGCAGGGAGGGaccaggctggacggggcttggagcagcctgctctgtgggaggtgtccctgccaggggcagggggtggaacacaGGTGGATTTTGAGGTCCCTTCCGACCCAAACCActccccagctctgtggccGAGGTCTgtgccctcccagcccttgtGTGACAGGATTTTGCCTCCCCAGGCCCAAGTACGGGGGCCGCTACTGCCTGGGCGAGCGCAAGCGGTTCCGGATCTGCAACGTGCGGCGCTGCCCCCCGGACAAGCCCTCCTTCCGCCAGCTCCAGTGCAGCCAGTTCAACCCCATGCCCTACAAAGGGAAGCTCTACAAGTGGACACCAGTGCCCAACAACAGTGagtgcagggcagagccctCAAACCTGCAGCAGCTCGGGCAcggccccggagtggccggagcTGGCAGTTTGTGTCCCAGCCTTGCCCGCTCGTGCTGTGTTTTGTATTTTACGCTGCCCTGGGCTTGCAGGGTTGATTTGAGCTTTCGGAGAGGCCGGTGCTGGGGCTGAGTGtgtgcctttccccagtgaaccCCTGCGAGCTGCACTGCCGGCCCGAGCAGGAGTACTTTGCGGAGAAGCTGCGCGACGCGGTGGTGGACGGCACGCCCTGCTACGACAGCGACGCCAGCCGCGACCTCTGCATCAACGGCATCTGCAAGGTGGGGCTGCCACGGGCACACCCCGGGCCGGGAGAGCACCCTCGGGCGCTCGGCATCCCCTCCCTCTCGTGCTGAGCCTGCTCCTCTGGCCGTTCCCCACTTGGAGAGCGTTCCTGTGGGGTGAGTGGTTCGGGCTGTGTCAGCCCCTGTGCTGGCCTCAAGGAGCCAGAGCATCACCCAGGCCAGGATGGACGCAACCTGAAGCAGCCTTGGAGCACCCTGGTGTcagggaaggtgtccctgccttggcagggggctggaagtGGAttgtctttaaggtcccttccaccccaggCCCTCCAGGATGCCGTGAATCCCCTGGGGATGATGCAGGCggtgctgggagggactgggaggtgCTGGTGTGGGGCTGACGGGCTGCCTTGCAGAACGTGGGCTGTGACTATGAGATTGACTCTCACGCCGTGGAGGATCGCTGCGGGGTGTGCCACGGGGACGGCTCCACCTGCCACACCGTCCACAAGACCTTCGAGGACAGCGAGGGGCTGGGTAAGGGcacctcctgctgtccctgagcaccCCGTGCTGGTCCggcactgctgggctgctgctgctcctttggAAGGGCAGTTTTATTCCAACTTGTCGATTTTTTGAGGATAAGACAGCAGGGAACTCAggtgggctcagggcagggcttggtGCCCGCTGGTGCCTTACAGAGGTGTAGGGATTGGCACAGTGCTGGCACCCAGGGGACAAGGCACCCACCCAAGGACAAAAATCATCTCACACACCTCTGACTCCCCCAAGACCAACGCGTGGTTCCATTCCCAGGTTATGTGGACATTGGGATTATCCCCGTGGGAGCCCGGGAGATCCGGATTGAGGAGGTGGCAGAAGCTGGGAATTTCCTGGCGCTGCGGAGCGAGGACCCGGAGAAATATTTCCTGAATGGTGGCTGGACCATCCAGTGGAACGGGGACTACAGGGTGGCAGGCACCACCTTCACCTACAAGAGGACAGGGAACTGGGAGAACCTCACCTCTCCGGGGCCCACCGTGGAGCCCGTGTGGATCCAGGTAGGATGGATCCTGCCCTCCTTGGGCTGAGCTGCCATGGCCCCTCACGGCCCTCCCTGCATCCAGGGCATGGGCTCTGCCCCTCCTCagggtttgtttctctgggagctggggcagccaagCACACGCTGCCAGCCCGGGGATGTTTCCAGCCCACACCACTTGCAGCTGAGCCTCATCCCCTTTGCAGCATTCCGCAGAATATTTACCCAGAGAGGGAGTGTGAGGAGAAAGAGCCGTTTCCTGAGGCCTTTCCCCTATCTTATCACCAGCAGGGAAAGAGCCCCCGGTGCttctggctgggctggacagTCAGGAGtgagggagctgccagctcatgcagagctgctggagtcAGTGTCCTTGTGACCGTGAGGCCAAGCCTTCCTCTGCAGAAACCAGTGGGAGTCATCCCACACgtggtggcacagctggcaccaggcTGACATCCCTCGTGGTGCCAGGTGTGGTGCAGAGGTGGTGGTGGCCACGGAGCTGCACCCCATGGACCCCCAgatccccctgccctggcagtcATGGCCCAGCCAGCAGAACATCCCTGCCTTGCACAGGCTCACTCAGAGCTCAGCCACCCCGAGCAGCCACAATCTCCTTCTGCCtttccttcagcagcagctcgGGGTGGGATGTGAGCAGGATCCTGGGCccgctgctgccaagggaagtTAATGGGAATGCTGACACTGTTAATGAGAATGCTGGCGTGCTCAGCACCCACAAATCACTTTCTGGGATTCATAAGCTAATTAAAACCTGTGGACAACAACGTTTCGATATTCACGGAGAGGTTTTGGAAAGACGCCCTGGCTCCTGCCAAAGCTCCAAGAACAACAAAGCTTTGGCAATAATGGGAGTGCTTAGGCTAAGAAAAACAGGGATGAACTCCTGGCCCTCGCGAGCGTGGGTGCAGGAGGCGCTGCCAGAGGGCTTGTGtcaaccacagcagcagcaggagcccctCTGGATGGGAGGCAGCGTAGGAAATTCCACCCGTGGGCAGAGACCCCTTCCACAAACTGAGCTACTCCAGGTGCcatccagctctgctggggagtTGGGCACAGGGCCACGTCCTTctggccctgctgggcagcTCCTTCACCCTGAGAGGCCCCTGGTGCAGTACCAccccctctgccctgcctgactaccccctgcctgtcccccgtgtcccccagctgctgttcaccctgtccccgtgtcccccagctgctgttcaccctgtccccatgtccccagctgcTGTTCCAGGAGACCAACCCCGGGGTGAGGTACCAGTACACGATCCAGCGCCCGGCCGACAGCGAGAACGAGATCGAGCAGCCCGAGTTCCTGTGGCGCTTTGGCTCCTGGACCACCTGCACGGCCACCTGTGGGACAGGTGAGTGCAGCCCCGGGACTCCCCCTCCGAGCAGGGGAGCCTTGGAAATTCCTGGGTCTTGGGTTTCAGGGGCTCCTAGGGGCAGAAGAAAGGGACATGTGCTGAGGTCATGCCCACGGTGCTCCACAGGAACCCCAGGGCTTTATCAGTGCTCCCGGCTCGGTGTCCTGTTACCCGGCACGGGATGGAGACAAAAGAGCTTTAGAGAAATCAGGGAGTGTGGAAGGGCTGCTCTCCCGCCTGGCTGGGGCTCTCCACGGGGGGAGGACATCCAGGGTTTTACAGCCCCACGGTGTCCGTGTGTGGATGTTTGCTTCCCCATCCTGCCACCCTGCACCACTGGCTGGGTGTCCCAGGGTCCCCAGGGCAGCTTTTGGGGCAGCTGGTGCAGAGGGACATTTCTGGAGCTCTGCCAGGAGAGACTGGGAGCAGCAAGCACTTCCTCGAGAGCAGCTGGCACtggaaaaaaggggaattcAAGGACACTTGTGCTTTCTAGGTAGCACAGAGTACCAGGACATGGCCTTTGTTTAAAACCAGCTTTTCTTTGTATGATTCGAGTGCTTGGCTTCCAGAACAGAAGGGAAATAGAGGAGTGAATGAGGCAGGAGTCGGGTGAGggtgagcagctggaggagggctgagcccctcttcctgcactgagtGATGATGTGAGATGAGATGTGGCTTGGGAGAGCTCGCAGTGAGCCTCTGGTGAGTCCCAAGGCCCTGTGAGCTCCCAAGTGCTTgagccagagcccagctcagcagggttCTGTCAGtctcagctgagctgtggtgaCAGCTCTCCATGTCACAGGTCAAGTACGTGTTACAGAACGGGGACAGAGGCCGGGGCGAGGCAGTGTGGTGAGGTCACATAAAAACCCCTGGGAGCAGACTGGGGGCACGAGGCTTTGGGCAGCGCtttgtgctgagctgggctggggcagggctgccagcagagccagctTCTGCCCCTTGGCAGCCCCGGAACTCGCAGTGCTCCTGGCTGGGTGTGctccgggcagcgctgccaggccggTGCAGCTCCGAGCCTGCACGGCTCCAGCTGCCATcctgccccagtgccagggctctgccaggccatCTCAGCCTCAGCACCAAGGAACTTGCAGCTTCAAGTGGTGCTTTCATTTTCTCCCCACTCTCCTGGCTCACCTAGAGcctcctgtgccctgctgggtgGTCGGGTTCGGTTTCCAAAGCCGTGCTGGTGCCCGTGTGGTGCCAGTGCCCTGGGGGTGCCTGCGGGTGCCCGGGGGTGCCTGTGAGCACCCAGGGGTGCCCTCAGTGCCCACCCACCCGCAGGGGTGCAGCGGCAGGTCGTGCACTGCGTGGAGAGGCTGGCGGGCCTGGTGGAGGAGCGGTTCTGCGACGCGCTCGCGCGCCCCGACGACCGGCAGCGCGCCTGCAGCGAGGAGCCCTGCCCGGCCAGGTGCCACCCGCCCTGCtccccctccctggccctggggaTGGGCTCCCGGCCCTGGGGGGGTCCATGGCAGCATCCCTGCGGTTGTCTGACCGCCGCAGGGCATTGTCCACAGGCAGAGCCTCGCAGACGGTGCCATCCTGGCAGGATGCTCCTCTCTGCCTCTGTGCACATAACCCTGGCACAGATCGGGGACTGTCCCATCCCTGaccctctgtcccagctcccagacCTTGGGCTGACACATTCGGGATCCTCCTTTCCCCGTGGCCTCACATGATGGGCAGTGGGATGGGTCCTGGGGCACGGCTGCTTGCTCTGGCTGAgatctttcccttttcccctttttccccttttttccccctttttcccccctttcccccctttttcccctttatttcccctttatttatttcccctttatttcccctttatttatttcccctttatttcccctttatttcctttttccctttttcccttttttttccctttttccctttcccccttttccccttaatttcccctctttcccactcccccttttccccccttcccctttccctttttcccctgcaggtGGTGGGTGGGCGAGTGGCAGAAGTGCTCAGCCACGtgtggccaggcagggctgatGAAGAGGACAGTGCTGTGCATCCAGAGCGTGGGGCTGGACGAGCAGAgggccctgcagccagcagacTGCCAGCACCTCGCCAAGCCAGATGCCACCATGCCCTGCCACCCAGAGGTGCCCTGTCCCTCCCCGTGGGCTGTGGGCAACTGGTCCGAGGTGAGAGGGGACTTTGGGGGTGTCCCAGTGTCTTGCAAATGGGtgggagctggggacaggggtccCCAGACACCTCAGCCTGCCCCAGAGCAatggctgtgctcctgctcacaGAGATCcatggctgtgtccctgtggggCCAGTGGATGGGAATTCTGTCCATTGGAGGGGTCTCAGGGTGAGGAGGGGGCGTTGGGCACTTtaactctgccccagcccccatGGATGTGAATTCCATTGCTTGGAGGGGGCTCAGGGTGAGGAGGGGGCGTTGGGCAGTTtaactctgccccagcccccatGGATGTGAATTCCAGTCATTGGAGGGGGctcagggtggggagggggcgtTGGGCAGTTTaactcagccccagccctgggctctgcagctccctcaCACAGGGTGAGCTCCACGCTCTGTGCTTGGCACAAGGAGGGCAGAGATGGGGTTTTCAGCTGGACATGGCTTGGAACAGCCTGgtgcagtggaaggtgtccctgcccacagcaaggggtggaactggatgatcttcaaggtcccttccaaccaaatgaTTCCATGGGGTGATTAATGGTGGCACTCTGTGTAGCcttgatttatttttgtgtttttgtgaATCAGCTTAACCACAGGCTGAGGGTTTCAACCAGAAAATGATAACTCCTAATTTAAACAGCCTTTCCAAAAGTGTTCAGAGTGAAGACAAATAtcaggagagaaaggagagagcCTGGGAACAGAGCTGGTTGCTAAGGAGCAAATGGAATCAAATGTGAGCAGAGGATTTGAAGGCTAGATGAGAGCAagttggaaatatttttctaggGGCCCCCAAAAGCCACAATTAAGGGCTGAGAAAGATGGATGCAATGATTTAAAGGGAAAATTACAGCCTGTAGGTGGGtcagtgctgggcagggcagccccagccctcacAGCTGGCCTCTGTGGTGTTGGCACCAGTGGATTTGTGAGCCCTGGAGAAAATGTGTTTGGGATTTTGAGGAGCTGAAATTTTTCTGTCCTTTAATTTAAAGGGAGAGCCctctttgttttccatttccACCATAATTAGGGGCACTGGAGGGGCTTGGGAGCTTCCCAGAGCCGTGGTCCTTCTGTCAGCAGTAGCAGCAGGgtggggcagagccaggcaggagcagtgTGCCCGTCTGGCACTGGGGcacctggccctgccaggggctctctGGGGTTCGGGGGGCCCACGGCTGCCTCACCCTGGGGCTCAGTGCCTCAGAGGAGCCCGCAGCCCTGCACGTGCAGCTTTGTGCAGTTTCCAGAGGGGCTGGTGCAGTCAGAGGGCTGCTTTGGTGTTCTCCAGGGGAGCAGCTCCTCGCAGCCCTCTCACAGGGGTTGGTGTGTGCTAATGTTTGATTCCAGCTCCAGAAATGCCTGGTGGTGGGCACGTGGTGTAACCTGGGAATGCTGGaatggggtggaagggaccttaaagctcatctggttccaccccctgccgtgggcagggacacctttcacaaGCCTGGGTTGCCCCAAGCCCCAAATGCAGCAGAAAGTGCTGCTGTTCTCCTTTCCAGCTTCTCAGTTTTTTTTGTATTGACCCATCTCAAAGAGCCCATTATGGGgatggtgtgtccccagcaaaGCTCCTCCCTGACCTTTGCTTTTTCCCTACTCAGACAACACCCACGTTGTTGTTCCCTGCTTCAAAGAACGCTCTTCTAGAAGAAGAGCTGCAATTCATGGCAATAGGTCACAGGAAAGGCCTATTAGCTCATCTCacccctgcccttcccagcctccctCTCCCGGGAAAGCTGTTCCTGGCTGGAAAGCAGGGCAAGGATCACCCTGAGCACAgtccccacagctccagccctgctctggcacGGTCTCCAGCGGGGACAGCCCCAGAGGGGATTTGGGCAGTAATGCTGTGCATGCCAGGGTGAGCAGTACCCACGGGTGggactggcacagcagctgtccGGGGCCAGGTGGGAGCTGGCAGAGTGATGTGGAGCCCTCACAGAGGGAACCCTCACTGTGGCACCTCTCCTGGCCTTGTCCCACAGACCTGTCCTCTCtcttcccctgccagtgctcGGTGAGCTGTGGGAACGGGACCCAGCGGCGTGCAgtccactgcagcagcagcagcagcagcaccagcagcagcagcagcagcagcagcagcggggccccCTGcgaccctgcccagagacccAGCCCCGAGAGGCCCTGCTCCTTGCCACCCTGCCACCAGAAATGGGACAGCGACTGGTCTGGCAGCGGCTCCTCCAGCAGGGAGATATTCAATGAAATCCATTACGTCCCCAGCCACCACATTCCTAAACTTAGCCCCTTGATCCCGAACATCCCGGAGTCCAATGACGTCAACGTCATCACCGAGGAGGACTTCTCAGCCAGGAAAGGAAATGTCTTTGTCGATGATTTTTACTACGATTACAACTTTATCAACTTCCACGAGGATCTGTCTTACTATCCCTTCACAGAGAAGGAGCCCAAGGGCGAGGagccagaggcagagctgggcactgctggcacggaggggccctgggagctgcccacCGAGCTGGCAGCCCCCGAGGAGGAGCACACCCCTGCTCCTGTGGATGgacagcacacagagcccggGGCTTTAGCCACGAACGACCTCCTGAGCATGGGCCCCGAGGATGTGGGATCAGCCACTCCCAGCTACACCACCCCTGGAGTTTTGGCTGAGGAGGAGGATACGGTGCCTGTGCCCCACTCTGAGCCccacagagctgtgcccagcagcagcagccttgggcagggtgtccctgctccctggggtCCCCACCCAGCTGGcgtgggctggggcacagctggggtggATGTgtccctggggccagcagcacGGGACAGCGAGGGCCCTGTGAGCCACGGGGACTCCAGGGAAGTGGCTCTGGCCACCACCAGTGACATTGATggtgcagccccacagcccaccGAGCAGCACGGCTGGGCAGGAGGGCAATCCCATGGCATGGAGAGGGCACACCTTGCCTTGCCCACCCTGCAGACCCCAGGCTGGGGggtggcagggagggctggcagcCCTCACCCTGCCGTGAGTCCCCCTCCTGTGGGTGCTGATGGGGCTCCCGTGGGACAGGGAGAGCACCAGCCAGAGCTCCACGCCCACACAGCCCCCATCTCAACCCCCCCAGTGGCCACAACACCCCCTCCAGTGCCCTTGTCCCCTGCCGTGCCCGGGCCAGCCACCCAGCTCAcctccagcagcctcagccagcaggatgccctgggcacagccatgcccacagccccagctcacgGCCCACCTCTCCTGAAAtgggggacagagggggtgTCCCAGCACCTGGATCCAGCATCACCCCACACCGAGCTGACCTCCCATGGGACCCCGCTCAGCGTCCCTGCACCGAGGGACCcctcaccatgggcacccccAGGGACACCAACGAGGGACCCCTCACCGTGGGCACCCCCGGGGACCCCTGCCTCCAGTGACGgggggcaggagctgtcccagcccacccctttttccctcctgctctgggagaagaggctggaggaggaagaggaggaggaggaggctctgCTCCCCCCGTCGCCCCccgcagcagccactgccaagcccagctgGGAGGTCGGGAACTGGAGTGAGGTACGTGGTGAGTCCCCTGAGCAGTGTGACAGGGCCAGTATGGCTGTGagacctgtccctgtccctgccctggctctgggacGTTTCTCCTGGCAGCATGGGGTCATTAGTGCTAATTAGGAAACAAGCGGTAAGCAAACGCCAaaggcacccccagccccaggggggTGCCCCGTTGAATGCTCCAGGGAGCAAACactgagcagggagaggaggggttgGTCCCACCCTGAGCAGAACAGCTGGAATGGGCTGTGGAGGAGCGtgttcctccccttccctccctgagCACTGCCTGATGTGGGGCTGCTTAGAGGGGAAAGGTCCTCTCCCCACGTCATCCCACAGCCCCACTTCACCCAGCGCCCTCCTGGCCTgatgcagagctgggctcaggtttttggggtgcccagcagcactccctgtgctgcagagctggtgtttttggggtacacagcactccctgtgctgcagagctggtgtttttggggtacacagcactccctgtgctgcagagctggtgtttttggggtacacagcactccctgtgctgcagagctgggcgtTTGGGTGCCCAGCAGCATTCTCTGTGTTGCAGAGCTGAGTGTTTGGGTGCCCAGCACTCCCTGTGTTGCAGAGCTGGGTGTTTGGGTGCCCAGCAGCattctctgtgctgcagagctgggtgttTGGGTGCCCAGcactccctgtgctgcagagctgggtgttTGGGGTACACAGcactccctgtgctgcagagctgggtgttTGGGTACATATCAGCACTccctctgctgcagagctgggtgttTGGGGTACACAGcactccctgtgctgcagagctgggtgttTGGGGTACACAGCAGcactccctgtgctgcagagctgggtgttTGGGTACATATCAGCACTccctctgctgcagagctgggtgttTGGGGTACACAGcactccctgtgctgcagagctgggtgttTGGGGTACACAGCAGcactccctgtgctgcagagctgggtgttTGGGGTACACAGCAGcactccctgtgctgcagagctgggtgttTGGGTACACAGCAGcactccctgtgctgcagagctgggtgttTGGGGTACACAGCACTCCCTGTGTT
This DNA window, taken from Passer domesticus isolate bPasDom1 chromosome 14, bPasDom1.hap1, whole genome shotgun sequence, encodes the following:
- the ADAMTS7 gene encoding A disintegrin and metalloproteinase with thrombospondin motifs 7 isoform X2, with the translated sequence MAAPAAPLPLLPLVPVAAALALAAAGGTAGTEPRSGSDIVHPVRVDESGAFLSYDLSYRALHRRSPASRSKLPAFYELQYRGQALKFNLSLNRHLLAPGFVSERRFGGLAGAKIQPRSYNPCHMVGEVRGRAPQAGLAALSTCDGLKGVFQLMDEDYFIEPVSSSPREEGAAQPHRIYKRQAPQDRAEQGRRAPAPRESCGVQESQEGLERSERRRERWEQKQQRRRRIRQRSISREKWVETLVVADTKMVEFHGSANIEKYVLTVMNMVAGLFHHASIGNPINIAIVRLILLEHEEEDLKISHHADNTLKSFCKWQKSINVKGDSHPLHHDVAVLLTRKDICAAMNRPCETLGLSHVAGMCQPHRSCNINEDTGLPLAFTVAHELGHSSCMTRPHSPGPAAAASTSHASSTGAGGCAWMTPRPGSCWTFPWCPRASCTTWATSAGCSTAPTPPSATTWTVSAARCGAQWGTRVTPSWTQLWMARPAGRARPKYGGRYCLGERKRFRICNVRRCPPDKPSFRQLQCSQFNPMPYKGKLYKWTPVPNNMNPCELHCRPEQEYFAEKLRDAVVDGTPCYDSDASRDLCINGICKNVGCDYEIDSHAVEDRCGVCHGDGSTCHTVHKTFEDSEGLGYVDIGIIPVGAREIRIEEVAEAGNFLALRSEDPEKYFLNGGWTIQWNGDYRVAGTTFTYKRTGNWENLTSPGPTVEPVWIQLLFQETNPGVRYQYTIQRPADSENEIEQPEFLWRFGSWTTCTATCGTGVQRQVVHCVERLAGLVEERFCDALARPDDRQRACSEEPCPARWWVGEWQKCSATCGQAGLMKRTVLCIQSVGLDEQRALQPADCQHLAKPDATMPCHPEVPCPSPWAVGNWSECSVSCGNGTQRRAVHCSSSSSSTSSSSSSSSSGAPCDPAQRPSPERPCSLPPCHQKWDSDWSGSGSSSREIFNEIHYVPSHHIPKLSPLIPNIPESNDVNVITEEDFSARKGNVFVDDFYYDYNFINFHEDLSYYPFTEKEPKGEEPEAELGTAGTEGPWELPTELAAPEEEHTPAPVDGQHTEPGALATNDLLSMGPEDVGSATPSYTTPGVLAEEEDTVPVPHSEPHRAVPSSSSLGQGVPAPWGPHPAGVGWGTAGVDVSLGPAARDSEGPVSHGDSREVALATTSDIDGAAPQPTEQHGWAGGQSHGMERAHLALPTLQTPGWGVAGRAGSPHPAVSPPPVGADGAPVGQGEHQPELHAHTAPISTPPVATTPPPVPLSPAVPGPATQLTSSSLSQQDALGTAMPTAPAHGPPLLKWGTEGVSQHLDPASPHTELTSHGTPLSVPAPRDPSPWAPPGTPTRDPSPWAPPGTPASSDGGQELSQPTPFSLLLWEKRLEEEEEEEEALLPPSPPAAATAKPSWEVGNWSECSATCGLGAVWRPVRCSSGSDGGCPAADRPVPARRCSLRPCSAWRVGNWSKCSRSCGGGTKVRDVHCVDTRDQRLLRPFHCQAGLGQPPAQLPCRSAPCLDWYTSSWRECSEPCGGGEQARLVTCPEPGRCEESLRPNSTRPCNSQPCTTWVVGSWGQCSAPCGGGIQRRQVKCMDTRTGVAEEDSSLCDHEPWPESTQKCNPQKCDSPEPGVPCERDRLTFAFCRTLRLLGRCPLPTVRAQCCRSCRQPGPLPEPARGHQRLARR